The window TCAGTAAAAGTTACCAGCGATACCAAAGAGTTTTGCAAGTAATTAACCAAATCTACCTTGGGCATTAACCCCTGCACAATAAAATTAGTCAACCCTTCTTCGGCAGCTTTCTTAACCAACTCTTCTTTTTGCTTACCGTCGCCGATAAGAAGTATCACAATATCGTGGCGACCCATCTCATTCAGCAATTGGGCGGCACGGAACAATAAATAAGAATTGTTTGTAACACCGATATTACCAGTGTAAATGGCTACTTTTTTATCTTTAAAATAATCGGGTAAGGGCGCGTTTTGTTTTGTGCCAAATAGCTCCAAATTTGCCGAATTGGTAATAGACTCGATATTTTTATATCCGTACCTTTTTTGTATGTCGGCCACCATGCCGGGTGAAAGTCCCACAATATAGTCTGCATTTTTGTAGCACTGCTTTTCAAACCAACGGAATAGTTTTATTAATGTAGGATTTCTGATAATCCCTAACTCTATCGCACCTCCGGGCCACAAATCACGCACTTCAAACACTAGCTTTCTACGGGCAATTTTCTTTGCGATTAATCCGGGCAAACCCACTGTAAGCGGACCCGAAGAAGCAACCACGACATCGGCCTTTTGGGTAAGTGCATACCACGATGAAAGCATGCAAAATTTAACAAACGACCAAATACGCTTTACTAAGCTTTGTTTATTATCAATATATACGTTTAGTACTTTTACCTTGATACCGTCAAAAATCTGTTCTTCAATCAGTTTTTCAGCCTTCAGGTCAGATTTTGAATAAATACTTGTTACCACAGTAACCTCATGGCCTTGCTCCACCCACTCTTTGCAGAACTCATACACACGCGTACCCCAAGAACCCTTTGGCGTTGAGAAATATTGGTAAAAATAAAGAACCTTCATCTATTTTATTGCTGACTGAAAATGTTTCAATTTACCTGCTTTGGTGCGGGTAATTACTTCCTTACGTTCAAAACTGCACGTTAGTCCCGGCTCTAAATAAGTATCCATCGCCTTGGCTACCGCAGCCTTTTCTTCGTCGTTTATATCCCTATCGGCAACGTACTCATAGTGGAAATGACTAAGCGATGTTTGCCTGATAATAAACTCTTTCATAAAACCACCGCTTTCAAGCAGCTTTTTTGAGATATAATAAAAAGTTAGCCCCGGAGATTTTTTCCCACCGGGCAATATAGCCACATCATTGGTGCGGCCTGTAAGGCTTTGCAATATTCTGTAAATACCCTTTTTCCGCGTAGATATAGTACCCACATCGCCCAACTCGTATTTAACAAAAGGCATCGCTTTGTTATATAACGAAGTGATAATCACTTTGCCTTCCTGTCCATTGGGTACAGGCCGGTTATTATCATCAACTATTTCTATGTACAAGTTTTCTTCGTTCAGTATCCAATCAAAGTCCTTATCCTCAAAGGCTATCAAATCAAGTTCAGCAGCACCGTATTCGTTTGCAACAGGAATGCCGAACCCCTTTTCAAGCACCTTGCGATCGTCTTCGGTACACATTTCAGAAGTTGGGAAGGTAACCTTCAACGTAGGGCAAACATCTTTTAACACAATCCCCCGCCTGATAAGGTAATTAGCAAACAACACCAACGAACTGGTATAACCGTTCAAGTACTCAAACTTATGCTTCTTAAATACCTCAAAATACTTATCCAATACTGCATCCGACAAATCAAAAATGGGAAAACGAACCCTGTTTGCAATCAGGTCTTTAATTTTCTCCATTTTGTTTTTAATAAAGCCCAACGGAATACCGTAGAACCTTGCCTGTTTTGACTTACCGCTGATAATGCCGTGCCTTGCGTTACGGTCTAAAATCATTGCCCATGTCATTGCATGGCAAAACCTGTCTTTAGCA of the Bacteroidota bacterium genome contains:
- a CDS encoding glycosyltransferase family 4 protein; translation: MKVLYFYQYFSTPKGSWGTRVYEFCKEWVEQGHEVTVVTSIYSKSDLKAEKLIEEQIFDGIKVKVLNVYIDNKQSLVKRIWSFVKFCMLSSWYALTQKADVVVASSGPLTVGLPGLIAKKIARRKLVFEVRDLWPGGAIELGIIRNPTLIKLFRWFEKQCYKNADYIVGLSPGMVADIQKRYGYKNIESITNSANLELFGTKQNAPLPDYFKDKKVAIYTGNIGVTNNSYLLFRAAQLLNEMGRHDIVILLIGDGKQKEELVKKAAEEGLTNFIVQGLMPKVDLVNYLQNSLVSLVTFTDTPVLSTVSPNKLYESLAAGVPVIQNTTGWLVGLLNENKCGYNVHPEDESDLVEKLLFLADNPAEAAKMGEIGKQLAASEFDKKILAGRMLKVLENVSAK
- a CDS encoding phenylacetate--CoA ligase family protein, which encodes MMNIFLQTLRFKKFPIDEAIKRLREVQSKSEQEFDEFQTSMRWEIFKHHYNNNKNYKAWVDSKSEAPITSWEQIPVLTKKDLQKPVDERLTAGYTAKDVYMHNTSGSTGTPFFFAKDRFCHAMTWAMILDRNARHGIISGKSKQARFYGIPLGFIKNKMEKIKDLIANRVRFPIFDLSDAVLDKYFEVFKKHKFEYLNGYTSSLVLFANYLIRRGIVLKDVCPTLKVTFPTSEMCTEDDRKVLEKGFGIPVANEYGAAELDLIAFEDKDFDWILNEENLYIEIVDDNNRPVPNGQEGKVIITSLYNKAMPFVKYELGDVGTISTRKKGIYRILQSLTGRTNDVAILPGGKKSPGLTFYYISKKLLESGGFMKEFIIRQTSLSHFHYEYVADRDINDEEKAAVAKAMDTYLEPGLTCSFERKEVITRTKAGKLKHFQSAIK